ATGTAGGCACCTGTGAGGATCTGGAGAGAGACATGACTGCATTTGCCACACTGTCTTGAGCCAGGCTGCCAAAATCCATCCTCTCCAGTGCCAGCACCCCAGGGCAGGAGAGCAGCACCTCCACCAGGCAGGTGTGGGTCCCACAGCCACTGCCGAGGCTGGGCAGGGTGCAGGGTGTGTCCCCACCCCACCGCACGGAGTTTGCCCACCTGGATGCCGAGCTGACTGGCAAGCAGCGCTCCGACTGTGCTGCAGATGTGGCCCAGGAAGCTGTAGAGGAGGCAGAGGATGGACACTTGCCGCtggccctgccccgggcacccacAGGACAACCTAAGGCAGAGGGACAGGCTGCTCCAGCCACGCTCGGCACCACAGGATgtcagagcagagcagccccacagcctcccgcagcccagccccggggagtTACAGCGAGCAGGCGGCGATCCAGCACAGTGCAGCCAGTGTCCAGAGCCCCCAGGACATGCAGCCCGGCTCCCCGGCCAGGCAAGCCGCTGGCCAGGTGGCAGAGCCACTGTGTCCCACGGGCAGCGTCCCCTGCATGGCTGGCTCCGAGCGTCCCTGGGCAGGGAGTGCCACCACGGGCTGCCAGCACTGCCCCGCAGGTGCGGCACCCAGCACCACCCTCCACCCACGGaacagcacccagcagctcccccggGGCAGAAAGCACCACAGGCTGCTGGGAGCAGACTCCTGGTCAGACTGGGGCTCCCTAAGCTGGGCAGAAGAGACCTGGAGAAGAATGGCAGCTCCATCTCCTGCCCTGCAGGGAGGAGAATTGTAGTTCATGATGCAAGTGCAAGGTATCGTAACAGGGAAGATCAGCTTCAAACCATATCTCCAAACTGGCtctgtgtttctgctgcaggTAACAACGGCCAGGAAAACAAACTGCCTGCACTATAAAGCAAAGTTTCCTAAAAGGGGAGGCAGACCGCTGGGGTGCTGAAAGTGCTGCTGATCCCAGAGAACAGACCGGAGCTGGTTGCAGCCCACACGCTCCCCCTACACACACAAGGCTCTTTAAGAAAACAGCACTCAAAAATGGAAACTTGCCTTCTGCAGAAAGCAACAGGAGCAGCCGAGAGGCTCATTCAGCAGGTGGCTAGGGCGAAGTACAATGTCTCCTTTGTGCAAACTCCTGACAACAGAGCAGTCCCCACACTGCCTCACGCCTGCCAGCTGCTCCTATGCGCTGTACCGAGCTGTCAACACGGCCTGGCCAGCATTCCCCGGCAAGGGTAGGGCAGGGCGGGTGCGGTTCAGCAACACACCAAACCACCACAGGAAAGCATTAATTTAACCATGGTCCTCACTGGTTTGCCCACTGCTCAATAGCAGCATAAAATATTAAGAAGCCTTTATGTCCACAACTCTTGTTTATGATCCTTCTTCTATCGAGGCAAGAGTCCTTTAGCACAACGAGAAGCAGTTTGCATTTAACAAACATGAGCAAACGTTATTTGCTCGGTTGTATTTGCACTACCCTCCATTCATTCATGCAAACACTGCAAGTGGTTCAGCAGGTCTTGTGGCCAAAGGTTTCTGCAAGTAACAAGTAGAGTCACCCCAAGCCTCAGACCCTGGGGATTTCTGTTATTCACTAGATTTGGAAGGGGCTACACCAGGGCACAGCCTGTCCAGCAAGGAAGCTCATGGAGACCCAGCTAGCAGGAAAGGGCTgagaatgcaaaagaaaaaagctcagtaTGTGCAACAtgaatgaagaatttaaaaagctttgaaagaaaagaaatagcataggaaaaaaatattttaaaactgcaatAAAGGATACTCCACCTTCAATTTGACAGGTAATAGCTTCACACTAGACAGGCCAAAAAGAAATGAGTGCTTCTGAGCAATCAGGTCCCTAAAGTATTCTGAGGGACGAAAGCAGAAACCATCCCTCCAAGGAAGGTGGGGAAGCTTGATCAGAGACCAATTTGGCTAGGGCACAacctcttcaggaaaaaaaggcaaaaatcatcTTCTCTAAGAGAGCCAGATTAAAGAGTCTCTCCTGAGAATCTACTTTCTGCTATGGTACACTGACTTAAAATACCATTGACCATTCAGTATAATTATGGTTTAGTTTTACAGGTGGCAGGGAAGTATCTTCCCTCCAGTGATACAATTCAGAACTTTAAAGCAGGGTCTCCAGGGGAAGCAGGAGCCAAGGCAAGGGCTCTGCTGTCAGGGGACCCTCCACATATGCAGTGCAAATTGGCTCTACAGGACAAGCACAAGAAGGATCACAAAGCCTAAACCAGCTTGGTTGCACACCCCACTTCTGCTGTGGCTTTGCTCAGCAGTTGCTTTCATCTCTCCACCTACACTTAAGGCCTGGAAAGTACAAAATTACAAGACGGAAATCCCTTTTTTAGTATCAGAGACCAGTGTCATCCATTACTCTGCTTCACCACCTAAAAACAAAGCACAACTTGTCTTTGCAAGACTTTCCAGTCCTATCATTACTCCCTGTGCTGGACTAGGAATGAAGAGCACTGACCAAGTGCACAAATTTTCTCAGCAGGGCAACCAAGGACTAAATCTCACTTAAGTCTGACCCCAAGTGACTACAGTCTTTTTAGCATCAAATACTAACGTACTCATTAAAATCTGCCCTTATTACACTTCTGTGACTAGGTCAATGCCTGATAGGTCAGTGAGACAGAACATGACACCATAGAGGAAGTAAAGTCTCAAATATATTCAAGGACAAATTAGCACCAGATTTTTGGCCAGTCACACAGAgctaatgttttaaaataccaatGGGAAGTCACACAGCAAAACAACTGATACTAGCTCAGTGTGAAGGacataaaagcaacattttccttGCATGGTGTGCTCTGCTCTGCCTTAAGCTGGGAAATAGGGAGTAGTTTCAGTACTGGATTCTTCAGAATAGGGCTGGtatagcagagaaggaagagggcaATAAAGATCCTCTTACCTCACTAAAGTGTTCTGTCAAATCAacaaagaagctttaaaaaaaaaaagatgagcaaTAGTGTCTCAATGTAACAAACATCACTCATTGAAATTCAACTGTTTAAAGATTTTAGTCAGTTTTACAGGGATTGCTTTGATCCCAACAGCTATAAAATACATCCTTTATGGAAGGAAAAAGCATTCCCACACGGCTCCATCTGCTCCCAGAGAAAGGATGTTTCAGCAGCAGTCAAACATATGGGCTGGCTTCCAGATAACACAAACGGCCAGGTCTCCTTTGTTCTCAGAAGGGATGAGCTCCAACTATCAGAGCCCATTCTTGTCCCGTGCCCAGGCCAATCCATAGCACAGAGCTCCCAGGTGAGCTAGTGATGCCCACTTATCCCCCCTGCCAGTTCAGGCCTGCAGGACAGTGCAGTCCCTGCCCTGGAAAGGCCAGATGCCCGTGCCACAGCTAAGCCTCCAGGTGCTTAGTGATCCTGCGAATTTTCTCCTTCTTGTTCCTGTTTCCGTGTTTTTTCCAGGGCTTTCCTACCACATTCCCAGGAGTGGGTGTAGTCACAGGCATGAGGCCGCTGCCGGGCCGGTATCCCATTGCAGCCCGGACCCCCTTCATCAGGGCACGAACGTTCTCCTGGAAGAGGAGACATAATCACCAGTGACCAATGAGAAGATAATTTCCACAAGGAACTGTGACATGTTAATAAAACCAGACACAGGCAAGCTCAAACCCATCAAGACCTGCTCAACCCCCAGCTCCAGAGTTGCAGGAAAGGTCACACCACGCAGCTGAGTCAAAGGCTGCCAGCAGGCTCCAGCTCTGTCTGCAGCCATGCCTTGCTGCGCCAGGTCCTCAGCGTCTACCACTGCAAGCAGAGGCAGAGCACCGACGGGACACCGAGCTCCAACAGACATTAGCTACAGTGCTAGGATTGATTCTCACAGTCTCTGCTTTGCACACAACAAATTGTCTTTGCAAATAAATCTGGCATCTGTGACAGCCAGAAACTAAAATAACTTGCTCAAGTCTGGAGTGTGGGTAGCACTGCTGGGGCTCACAGCTCGTGCCAGCACTTTGGGCAGCCAGAGGAAGAGTCTGGTAATCCCAAAAATTCTTTTCAGGTCGCAGTTTTCCGAAACAGCTCACTGTTTTTTGAAAAGGGACTGAATTCTTGTTTCCAAATGCAAGACTATCTTTAGCTGTGCTGAAACAAACACTGTTCATATCCAGCTAACCAAGCAGAATGGATCACGCTATCTGATCCATTCTCTTCACTGCTAAACACCCTGTTTTGATCTTTGTCAGGTATGCAGACTTAATCAGTTACGGGTTTGACATTTCATTACAagtcattaataatttttttcagtagtgtaGAGTCAAAACAGATCCCTCTGTGACCTAACAAGAAGCACAGAAGTTAAGAGAAATTCCCATTTTCCATTCGTGAGATTTCTCAATTAGATTTTAAATTGCGGTCTTTTCATCTGATTTCAGATTCTGAGTCAAAACCACCATGTACTAAATCAGTTGTCTTAAAGCAGCTTATCACGACCCTTTAATATGTCATCTCAAGAAAGGAAAGTTAGTTTGAAGGACCTGTTAGTCCAAAACCATGTTCCTTGTTGGTTGTCTCACACTCCAgcctccttccttgtctgtcttcCCAGTCACTCTCCTGTTTGCTCAAGATTGATGTTAGGCCCATGATGATGGGGGTCACCCCACTGACCTTTTAAAAGTCGACTATGCACAGCTCATTAGGTATCTTTCAGTCACCTAGGACATTCCCAGTGATTTAGGAGATAATAAAAAGAACAGAACACTCTCGGGTAGAAAGTACATGCAGATGCCAATGTCATATAACACCATTAACTCAAACCAGTACCCTCCATACTCCAAGCTATTTTTCCAGTAACTATGACACACCAGTGCCGCTGTAAAAACACCAGAATTTACCTggtggaaaaatgttttgtcCACCACattttcaatttgttttgctttggtattcTTCTCAGGCTTCACCTGTCCACTGGCCTGCACGGTTCTGCTCTCTGGACATCTTTGATGATGGTGCTGAAAATCATTTGGGTCAATGCCAGGAGGTGGATGGCAATACAGCAGTTTCCCCTGTGAAAGCAATGGAATACAgttattaccaaaaaaaaccccacaaacctcAGAGATGCCCAAAGACGAATGAAAACATCTCCAGAGCTAAGAGCAGTCCTGGAAGCCCAGGGGCTCACACCAACAGACTATCAGTATACTTAATTTCTCCTCCCAGGCAACAACTGGCTTGATTTCTAAGTTAAAGGGCCATTCAACCTCTACTTCAAAGCACCATTTCCAGCTGCGAACACAGTGCAAAACTCCCAGGAGTACTGGAGGATAATATTAAGAAATACTCAACAATAAGTTGCTGAGAGGTGCTGTAGAAGCACACAGTATTACAACACTCAGAACTACAGTCTTTAGTGCCAAATACTGGTCTCACAATGGGTTTGTTTCCTGAATATCTGCTGCCTGTTTTAGAGACAGGATAATTTATTTAGCTGTCACCTTATTTTTAAGCAATCATCTTTTTAAGAGTAACCAGCTTGAGAAATTCCATTTATTCTTTTAGAACATAAAATTAGCCCAATTTAAAGAGTAGTTTAATATAAGGCAATTTTATCCAGAGAAACAGAATTCACTTTATTGTACTCCTTCATGCTCCAGTGAAGCCTTCAACTGACCACCTAGCAGGAAAGAAAACCCAGATGTAAATAGAACTTACATTGACATAGTCTTTTAACACATAACGAGCTGATCTCGGCTGGTCTGGCTGTCCATGTGCTGTCATAAAGCCTCTCATATCTAGAAGACAAATCCAAAGTACATTCTGTGTCAGTACAACAAGAGAATTAACACATTCTTCTCTGCTGCCTAACTGCACATTGGTATCCTTTCTCAAAAACACTCCCTTAGAAAGAGGCTTCTGTTGgggaaagcagggaaaaaagggAACATTGCTGACTGTAGAGGGACTGCACAAGCATCTGAGCCTGAGAGGAATGATGAGAGGTGACATCTCCCTATCACCAGAAAACctgctgtttttttatttttgttttaaggccAGAGAAGATTAACTGCATCAGAGAATCAGACAAGGGAGATAAACCTTCACTGCATTCTTCAAAGTCGAATTCAAGACATAGCTGATGGAAGGTGTCTAAGGATGAGAGCATCACACCACACTACACAGACTGGCAGGGCACTTCAACATTCTCAACACAATCACTACATCTGGCAGACAAAACTTGCAAAGCACCTCTGCAACATACACATGAGATCAGCTGTTAACAAAGACCCTTCCTGAGAGGCAGGGGCAAGTCCTAATGGGGAGGTTCAATGCATGACAAACCTGAGTTGGGCCTAACTTTTTAAAGTTCTCTTAAGGCTGTATTCAGGACCAAGCACACAGCATAGGCGATAGGTTTTAAAGGGATCATCACTCACATCCATATGCTGTTAGCAGCTCTTCAGCTGTTGGCTTTCGATCTGGATCCTCATCTTCCCTTGGCCTTATGATATTTATTCCATAGGTCACTTCCAAAATGTTTCGTGGGATATGCTGGCAAACGTAAGCTAGTGAAGGAAACCACCTGGTGATTTTCAGCTACACAAGTAATCTTGCCCTAGTCACTTCAAAAGCACACATTACAAATGACATTTGGATTTTGTCACAAACCGGAAAAACGGATGCAAGTCCGACAAGACAAAATTGAAATGAGATGGGGAGAGACCAACATAGCAGGGCTGTTTTATCCAATGCGTGTCCCCACTGCCCTCAACGCACGAGCACGTGTGCCCCTGGCAGGGCTGGAACATGCTGCATGCATACTCCAGATCCAATGCTTGCAGACACTCTCACAAACCCCATGCAAAGGATATTAGGGAAATGGGTGGGACATGGTCCCTCATCTGGTCTATAGGCAGAATTCCAGAACAAATCATTTCTGCCTTGGTAGAGATGAAAGATGGCATCACCAGACCAGGACAATCACATAGGCACAGGCCAGGCTCCACATACAGCGTCTATACAATAAATAACCGATGAGTTCACCAAGGCAAGTCAGTGTCCATGGaggtaaaaggaaggaaaaaaaaaaaaaaaaagtcaaatgcatAGATGGAACAAGGATGCAAATGAGAATAAGCAGAAATTCTACCAACAGAGACATCTGCCCTGCTGGCCCCAGCCAAGGAATTAAGGAAATCCGATGTGGAAGACAGCAGCACTTCCAAGGTTCATAAATAAGGTGTCCAGATGGGGGCAGCAAGATCTTCAGCTCCCCAATCTGATGGGAAAGGAGAAAGCACTCCAGAAACCTTTACCTATGTTGGACCTTTTGGAACAGGTAGGAGATTGCACAAGTACAAATCCCACAATGCTCATTATAGGATTGGGGTTGCTACCTCAAAATTAAGAGCTTGATCTATATGAAAATTGTGGCATAATTAGACACTCACAGCAACGACTGCAGACAAGGATGTTTGAAAGCTTGACATTAAGCTATTCAGAGGAGCACTCACTTTTCAGAGGTTCTCTGCTCATGACTGGTGTTGAAAAAAGAAAGGCCAAGCTACTTAAAATCAGGAGATAGTAAATATCTCTCATTGCACAGCAGTTCTCATGAGCGACTTTCAAACTATAGCAAGAGTTTGGAAGCAAGAACTATAGTTCCAAGATGATATAAATCAAGCCCACCCCTCTCCAGCCTAAACTCTGCTGGGCAGAGCTCAGGTTGGCAGAATTCTCAGGGAGTCCACTTAGTTACAACTAGCTCATAATGAAGCTCTCTttcactagggaaaaaaacaaaaaacaaaaaacaatgttCTTTGTTAGCAATACCTGAAAGTGTTTTGTACGGCCTGGAGTAGCAGACACTGACACCTTCTTATTTCCAAGGATTGTGTTGATGGTTGAACTTTTGCCAACATTAGGGTAACCCACCTAGATGACAAAGTGGAATGGTAACAGACAGGGTGATATCAGAAGACTGGCAGAGCTCTGACACAAAAGTACTGTAATGAAAAGTACTaaataaattaaagcaagcaGCAGGGAACACTGAGCTCCAGGAACTTCAGAATTAATCTTTGCACAAAACCATCAGTGATTTGTGCTTgccagtttttttccccttacaggAAGCCAGGCTACATGATGAATTTTCCCCCTGGAAGCCATATGGAATTAAAATTTAGATTAAGCAAGTTCCAGTTAAGCACAAAGTCCAACTCACCAGCCCAACATTAACTTCCCCATCCTTCACCCTTGGTCCATTGTGCatggttttgaatatctccagcaGCTCATTTCTCTGTACCAGATGGCTGAAGTTCCTGATGTTCTTGTTCTGCTCCTGCACTACATGTTGTACTGCAGCACCATCAGTCCTGCTTTCTATCCTCTCTGGGGCAACAGCATTTACTTTGTCCCCGCCTTCATCTTCAGAACAGGTTTGCCAggcctcctcttcatcatcttcacaGTCTTCATATTCATCACTACTGTCATCATCACTAACCAGAACTTGATTTACAGTTTGCAAAGCATTGCCTGTGGATGTGCTTTCTGCACTGTCTTGTGCTGTGTCGTCATCTTCCTGACTGGAGCTTTCATCCTCAGAATCACTTGCGTCCTCTGCTACA
This region of Strix uralensis isolate ZFMK-TIS-50842 chromosome 9, bStrUra1, whole genome shotgun sequence genomic DNA includes:
- the LSG1 gene encoding large subunit GTPase 1 homolog isoform X1, translated to MGKKQGAGLGRCLQRQRGLERRGTASWRHASEVGGERGPELRSAPEQSPLEEFLATAELAGTRFVAERLNIQIVSAQSRTGLLTAQEAQRVRQLHEENRQFLRIPRRPLWDRTTSAEDLKQAERESFLEWRRQLAHLEEEKKLILTPFERNLEFWRQLWRVIERSDIVVQIVDARNPLLFRCQDLESYVKEVGNDKENMILINKADLLSEEQRAAWARFFEKEGVKVVFWSALAECRRLSGEAKELGTEDVAEDASDSEDESSSQEDDDTAQDSAESTSTGNALQTVNQVLVSDDDSSDEYEDCEDDEEEAWQTCSEDEGGDKVNAVAPERIESRTDGAAVQHVVQEQNKNIRNFSHLVQRNELLEIFKTMHNGPRVKDGEVNVGLVGYPNVGKSSTINTILGNKKVSVSATPGRTKHFQTLYVEPGLCLCDCPGLVMPSFISTKAEMICSGILPIDQMRDHVPPISLVCQHIPRNILEVTYGINIIRPREDEDPDRKPTAEELLTAYGYMRGFMTAHGQPDQPRSARYVLKDYVNGKLLYCHPPPGIDPNDFQHHHQRCPESRTVQASGQVKPEKNTKAKQIENVVDKTFFHQENVRALMKGVRAAMGYRPGSGLMPVTTPTPGNVVGKPWKKHGNRNKKEKIRRITKHLEA
- the LSG1 gene encoding large subunit GTPase 1 homolog isoform X2, with the translated sequence MEKGILKAAENRPLWDRTTSAEDLKQAERESFLEWRRQLAHLEEEKKLILTPFERNLEFWRQLWRVIERSDIVVQIVDARNPLLFRCQDLESYVKEVGNDKENMILINKADLLSEEQRAAWARFFEKEGVKVVFWSALAECRRLSGEAKELGTEDVAEDASDSEDESSSQEDDDTAQDSAESTSTGNALQTVNQVLVSDDDSSDEYEDCEDDEEEAWQTCSEDEGGDKVNAVAPERIESRTDGAAVQHVVQEQNKNIRNFSHLVQRNELLEIFKTMHNGPRVKDGEVNVGLVGYPNVGKSSTINTILGNKKVSVSATPGRTKHFQTLYVEPGLCLCDCPGLVMPSFISTKAEMICSGILPIDQMRDHVPPISLVCQHIPRNILEVTYGINIIRPREDEDPDRKPTAEELLTAYGYMRGFMTAHGQPDQPRSARYVLKDYVNGKLLYCHPPPGIDPNDFQHHHQRCPESRTVQASGQVKPEKNTKAKQIENVVDKTFFHQENVRALMKGVRAAMGYRPGSGLMPVTTPTPGNVVGKPWKKHGNRNKKEKIRRITKHLEA